CGGAGCTTGAAGTTCGCGATTGCTTTCTTGGCACGAGTCACAACCGGCTTCTGACCCGTGATCGTTGCCAACTCGACGACTGCTGTATCGAGGATTTTGGCATTCTGGATCGCGTCGCCCAGCCCCATATTGAGAACGATCTTGTCGAGGCGGGGAACTTCGTTGATGTTCCCCAACTCCAAATCCTTCTGGAGCTGCACCTGCATGCTCTCATGATAAACTTTCCGGAGCCGTGCCACCGGAGCTGCTGTTGCTTCACCCATCGATCAACTCTTTGCTTCTCCGGCTGACCCGGACCTTGGTGCCGTCTTCCAGGATTTTCATCCCGATACGCGTCGGCTCGTTTGATTTGGGACATACGATCATGAGATTCGAGAGATGAATCGAAGCCTCTTTCTCGATAATCCCGCCAGCCTGCTGGCCCTGACCCTTGGAATGACGCTTCACCATGTTCAGGCGCTCGACCTTGGCGCGATTTTTAGCCGCAAGAATCTCGATCACCTT
This window of the Candidatus Binatia bacterium genome carries:
- the rplX gene encoding 50S ribosomal protein L24; its protein translation is MSKLKAWAQRPERTPTRIRKGDNVLVIAGKDRGKTGKVIEILAAKNRAKVERLNMVKRHSKGQGQQAGGIIEKEASIHLSNLMIVCPKSNEPTRIGMKILEDGTKVRVSRRSKELIDG